TTCCGTCATGTCTCCTGCGGCCACATCGCGAAGATCGAGCAGGACCTTCTTATTGCCCGCCTTCTGCATCCCCTTCAACTTGGCCTCAACCTGCTGCACATGGTCGTGGTCCAGAACACCCGGCTTGAGATACAGGATCGACGAGTTCTCATACATCGTCTCCCCCACAGGTGGCAGCGACGGAAGCACGCGCGTCATCGTGATCTTTTCAGGAGCCGCCTTGCGAGGACGCACCACCGCAACCGTCAGTTCGCTACCCGGTGCGCCTTCCAGCATCATCCGGATCATCGCCAGCGACATGTCCCGCGTGTCCTGCGTTCCGATCGCCTCGATAATGTCTCCGTCGTTCAGGTTCGCCTTGTCCGCAGGGCTCCCCGGAACAACCGAGACCACCGCAGCATAGCCAAACCGCTTCGACACATTCAGGCCAACCTGCGCCTTGCCGCCCTTGTCCGCCTTGAAAGCCTTGTAATCCTCGGGAGACAGATAACTCGAGTCCGCATCCAGCGACTCCAGCAGGCCGCGCAGTGCGCCACTGGTCACGGCGCTCATATTCGGCTCTTCCACATAGTCCGTCTGGATATGCCGCAGCACCTCGCTGTATACGTTGATCTGCCGGTAGGCACCCTCCTGCGCGTCAGTAGCAGCGCTCACGCCGCTCGAGTTGACGCCCAGAAACACGGCCAGTACCAGCACAACGGACACAGCAAGAAGCAGGATCTTTGTAATCTTCGGCATAGAAACAGAAATCTCCCGGCACACCTCTGGGTGTACCCTGACAGCGGTTAGACGAACACCGCTGCCAAAATGATACTCTCGTACCGGGATTCAGCGGTACGGCCGGGATAACACTTTTGGTGGCGGCGGGCAGAATCGAACTGCCGACCTACGGGTTATGAGTCCGTCGCTCTAACCATCTGAGCTACGCCGCCGATGTGGTGAGACTGCGCCTTTATGTACCTTTTACGCGGTCAAGCAGGAAGCCAACCGCCACAGCACAGCCATCTCCAATCATACTTCATTCCACCTCATCGGCAAAGCTAACCTACTGCCCGTCTTCTACAGAAAGCCTTGTTCCACACCACGGGCAAAAATTAATTTCGATTTCAGAATGCCCGCCGTCATGAATAATCAAGCCATATCCCTGTCCCAAATGACTAATCAGTGCATCTGGGCAATCAAAACGGTCAGCATGGATTTCACATACTTGACTAAGGTCCTATTTCATTCTTTCGCAACAAGTATCCATTGACCTGATGATCATTCAAAAGACGCGATCGGTCTATAAATTCGATATCTAGCCCGACCGCTTACGCGAATGTAACAATCATTCCTCAGGAGCACCAAAGCCATTCCGACCGAACATCCAACCACCCTCGGCGTCATTCCTGCCCGACTCGCCTCAACCCGCCTGCCGCGTAAGGTTCTGCGCACCATCGCGGGCCGCCCCATGCTCGCCTGGGTCTACGAAGCCGCGCACGCCTGCCCCCAGCTCGACCAGGTAGTCATCGCCACCGATTCCAACGAGATCGTCGACCTCTGCCGCGCCAACAACTGGCCCGTCCAGCTCACCTCGCCCGAGCTGACCAGCGGCTCAGACCGTGTTCACGCCGTCTCCCAGCTCATCGACGCCGACATCTACGTCAACATCCAGGGCGACGAGCCGCTCCTCAAGCCCGAGCACCTCACCGCGCTCCTCCGCCCCTTCAGCAATCCCGACGTCGAGGTCTCCACGCTCAAGGTGCCCTGCACCCCCATCAACATCCACAATCCCAACGCCGTCAAGGTCGTCACCGCCGCCGACGGACGCGCTCTCTACTTCTCACGCGCCACCATGCCCTACAACCGCGACGGCGGCCCCGCTCAATACTGGAAGCACATCGGCCTCTACGGCTATCGCAAATCCGCGCTCGAGCGCTTCCCCACCCTGCCCGCCCGCACACTCGAGCACACCGAACGCCTCGA
The genomic region above belongs to Acidobacteriota bacterium and contains:
- a CDS encoding PDZ domain-containing protein, with product MPKITKILLLAVSVVLVLAVFLGVNSSGVSAATDAQEGAYRQINVYSEVLRHIQTDYVEEPNMSAVTSGALRGLLESLDADSSYLSPEDYKAFKADKGGKAQVGLNVSKRFGYAAVVSVVPGSPADKANLNDGDIIEAIGTQDTRDMSLAMIRMMLEGAPGSELTVAVVRPRKAAPEKITMTRVLPSLPPVGETMYENSSILYLKPGVLDHDHVQQVEAKLKGMQKAGNKKVLLDLRDVAAGDMTEAMRLANMFLKTGTIAALEGQKVEKQTFTAESSKAVNATSPVVVLVNRGTAGPGELVAAALLDNKRADLVGEKTFGEGAQQKTFELPDGSALILSVAKYESPSGKKLEDEGVTPGVLVASNVDDGSGDGDDTGDDVAATKEHEPSAPKKSAVTVDDQLTKALDLLKSKAA
- the kdsB gene encoding 3-deoxy-manno-octulosonate cytidylyltransferase yields the protein MPTEHPTTLGVIPARLASTRLPRKVLRTIAGRPMLAWVYEAAHACPQLDQVVIATDSNEIVDLCRANNWPVQLTSPELTSGSDRVHAVSQLIDADIYVNIQGDEPLLKPEHLTALLRPFSNPDVEVSTLKVPCTPINIHNPNAVKVVTAADGRALYFSRATMPYNRDGGPAQYWKHIGLYGYRKSALERFPTLPARTLEHTERLEQLRFLENGITLYVEPTEFDTIGVDTEEDLKLVESILLSLHHADA